From a region of the Vanessa atalanta chromosome 13, ilVanAtal1.2, whole genome shotgun sequence genome:
- the LOC125068503 gene encoding notchless protein homolog 1, with protein MDISNDLPSCVQARFKSDTGEETGSPLDLPLTINKDQLTLICNALLKEEDKQFLFFVKDTEITSTLHEALDLTKLNSEEVVDIIYQQQAVFKVRPVTRCTSSIPGHAEAVISTCFSPSGNNLASGSGDTTVRFWDLNTQTPLHVCKGHTNWVLCISWSPDGSKLASACKQGRIMLWDPITGNQIGKTMMGHKQWVTALTWEPYIRNPECRKLASSSKDGDVRIWDTVTGHTVLSLTGHSKAVTCVKWGGTGLIYTSSQDRTIKVWRADDGILCRTLEGHAHWVNTLALSTDYVLRTGPFHPILDRLDSTNDRTILQQCALQRYEETCHKGEERLVSGSDDFTLFLWLPEKEKRPLARMTGHQQLINDVKFSPDTRIIASASFDKSVKLWESTTGKFITTLRGHVQAVYMVAWSADSRLLLSSSADSTLKVWNLKTKKLELDLPGHADEVYAVDWSPDGSYVASGGKDKVLKLWQH; from the exons atggaCATAAGCAATGACTTGCCTAGCTGTGTGCAAGCTAGGTTTAAATCAGATACTGGAGAAGAAACAGGCAGCCCATTGGATTTACCTTTAACCATAAATAAAGATCAACTTACACTTATTTGCAATGCATTGCTAAAAGAG gaaGATAAACAATTTCTATTTTTCGTCAAAGATACTGAAATAACATCAACATTACACGAAGCCTTGGATCTTACTAAATTAAACTCTGAAGAAgttgtagatattatatatcaacaaCAAGCAGTATTTAAAGTTCGACCAGTAACACGTTGTACAag TTCTATACCTGGACATGCAGAGGCAGTTATATCAACGTGTTTTAGTCCATCAGGCAATAATTTAGCCAGTGGTTCTGGTGACACTACAGTTAGATTTTGGGATTTAAATACACAAACTCCACTACATGTATGCAAAG gtcATACCAACTGGGTACTCTGCATAAGTTGGTCACCGGATGGCTCCAAGCTTGCATCAGCTTGTAAACAAGGTAGAATTATGCTGTGGGACCCAATAACAGGTAATCAAATTGGGAAGACTATGATGGGACATAAACAATGGGTTACAGCACTAACTTGGGAACCTTATATTAG AAACCCAGAATGTCGTAAATTGGCAAGTTCATCAAAAGATGGTGATGTTAGAATATGGGACACTGTAACTGGGCACACAGTTTTAAGTCTGACTGGACATTCCAAAGCAGTAACTTGTGTAAAATGGGGAGGGACAGGCCTCATTTATACATCATCTCAAGACAGAACTATTaag gTCTGGAGAGCTGATGATGGAATACTATGTAGAACTTTAGAAGGTCATGCCCACTGGGTTAATACACTAGCTCTGAGTACAGATTATGTTCTTCGAACGGGTCCTTTTCATCCTATTCTAGATAGATTAGATTCTACGAATGATA GGACCATTTTACAACAATGTGCACTGCAAAGATATGAAGAAACATGTCATAAAGGTGAAGAGAGACTTGTGTCTGGCTCTGATGATTTTACACTGTTCCTGTGGCTACCTGAAAAAGAGAAAAGACCTCTGGCTAGAATGACTGGCCATCAGCAGCTCATTAATGATGTTAAATTTTCTCCAGACAcaag AATTATTGCTTCAGCATCGTTTGATAAATCTGTTAAATTATGGGAATCAACAACTGGCAAATTTATAACAACTTTAAGAGGACATGTGCAAGCCGTATACATGGTTGCATGGTCTGCAGATTCTAGACTTTTGTTAAGTTCCAGTGCAGATTCAACATTGAAAG TTTGGAatttgaaaactaaaaaactagAATTAGATTTACCAGGCCATGCTGATGAGGTATATGCAGTAGATTGGTCTCCAGATGGATCATATGTTGCTTCAGGAGGAAAAGATAAAGTATTAAAGTT GTGGCAACACTGA
- the LOC125068551 gene encoding uncharacterized protein LOC125068551: MFSSRTLLPFFVLCIVHGSLSKPLTNNVVEGRGIGSTIWGWITYPFTWWSADVSETLPEKDQPLQTDTTNTYDNVRRQNVNVQCNDQTCTTIRCNKYGCVNITCNIYDTDLTGECRNYNTEVKPEEPTTPNSSESVSTLQSRDKKTDVTSKEPTISTTETSKPTIEDRPLELEAVLSSTVTEIVDKVIATVD, encoded by the exons ATGTTCAGTTCTAGGACGCTTTTACCTTTTTTTGTCTTGTGTATTGTCCATGGATCGCTGAGTAAGCCACTCACta ATAACGTAGTTGAGGGGCGCGGTATCGGTTCCACAATATGGGGTTGGATAACATATCCGTTTACTTGGTGGAGCGCAGATGTTAGTGAAACACTGCCTGAGAAAGATCAACCTCTCCAAACAGATACGACAAATACTTACGATAATGTACGCAGACAGAATGTGAATGTACAGTGCAACGATCAGACATGTACTACGATCAGGTGTAATAAGTACGGATGCGTGAACATTACGTGTAATATATATGACACAGATCTAACTGGAGAGTGTCGGAATTACAATACCGAAGTGAAACCTGAAGAGCCTACTACTCCTAATTCGTCAGAATCAGTATCGACGCTGCAGTCACGAGATAAAAAAACTGACGTGACATCGAAAGAACCTACTATTTCAACCACAGAAACATCTAAGCCAACTATCGAAGACCGACCACTAGAATTAGAAGCAGTATTATCGTCAACCGTTACCGAAATTGTTGATAAAGTAATAGCTACTGTTGATTAG
- the LOC125068504 gene encoding something about silencing protein 10, translated as MAENIRLKSKYDLKDNYEPSDSENEYSASEKQIMDKLRKRKRQDSDSEDEVYAFSESDEDGEDKTDLGIADSDVEGQEKSDDDLPDSKAWGKKKRSYYSTDYVDQDYGGFGDDEEDALMEEEEAKTIQKRLIEQLGEDDFTLDFFNKQVAKNDEKETTIKSDISLMSKRQKLQLLEKESPEFLGLIDDFKSKLSVAKDDLHPVLELVKGGKLPNCSASKFVKTNYDLILNYCTNISFYLLLKSQKINIQNHPVIKRLYQYRQMLQKMEPIYIEVIKPQIDKILNAVENNLVLKVIKEKDETKKRKPRKQLNEYPIKKLKLINAIEKDDAEDTGVSDNDNDYEGSDFFANNNENVDKNVSQSEESGFSDNDEIEIDQNNPPSLPKDHHQITEEVGDKREITYQIAKNKGLTPYRKKEQRNPRVKHKLKYRKAKIRRKGAVREPRTEISKYGGEPSGIKANVKKSIKIK; from the exons ATGGCAGAAAATATAAG ATTGAAGTCCAAATATGACCTAAAAGACAACTATGAACCATCAGATTCTGAAAATGAATATTCTGCATCAGAAAAGCAAATAATGGACAAATTACGGAAAAGAAAACGGCAAGATTCTGACAGTGAAGATGAGGTATATGCATTTTCTGAATCAGATGAAGATGGGGAAGACAAAACTGATTTAGGGATAGCCGATAGCGATGTAGAGGGTCAAGAGAAATCAGATGATGACTTACCTGATTCTAAAGCTTGGGGTAAGAAAAAAAGATCTTATTATTCTACTGATTATGTGGATCAAGATTATGGAGGATTTGGTGATGATGAAGAAGATGCTCTGATGGAAGAGGAAGAAGCGAAAACCATACAAAAAAGATTAATTGAACAACTAGGAGAAGATGATTTTAcactagatttttttaataaacaggtggccaaaaatgatgaaaaagaaacaacaataaaaagtgATATAAGTCTAATGTCAAAGAGACAAAAACTTCAACTACTTGAAAAAGAGAGTCCAGAATTTTTAGGTCTTATTGATGATTTTAAATCAAAGTTATCAGTTGCAAAAGATGACTTGCATCCTGTTTTAGAACTTGTAAAAGGTGGAAAGTTACCAAATTGCTCGGCTTctaaatttgttaaaacaaattatgatttaattttgaattactgcacaaatattagtttttacttattattaaagagtcaaaaaattaatattcaaaaccaTCCAGTTATAAAAAGACTATATCAGTACAgacaaatgttacaaaaaatggAACCTATATACATTGAAGTAATAAAACcacaaatagataaaatattgaatgcaGTTGAAAATAACTTAGTATTAAAGgtaattaaagaaaaagatgAAACTAAAAAACGAAAGCCTCGGAAACAGTTGAACGAGTACCCAatcaaaaaacttaaattaattaatgctaTTGAAAAAGATGATGCAGAAGATACTGGAGTATCTGATAATGACAATGATTATGAAGGAAGTGACTTCTttgcaaataataatgaaaatgtagaCAAAAATGTTAGTCAATCTGAAGAAAGTGGTTTCTCTGATAATGATGAAATAGAAATTGATCAGAATAATCCACCATCATTACCAAAAGATCATCATCAGATTACAGAAGAAGTTGGAGATAAAAGAGAAATCACCTATCAGATTGCTAAGAATAAAGGTTTGACTCCATACCGAAAGAAAGAACAAAGAAATCCAAGAGTTAAACATAAGCTTAAATATAGGAAGGCTAAAATAAGGAGGAAGGGTGCAGTTAGGGAGCCAAGAACAGAAATATCTAAGTATGGTGGAGAGCCTTCTGGCATTAAAGCTAATGTTAAAAagagcattaaaataaaataa
- the LOC125068501 gene encoding transmembrane 9 superfamily member 3, which produces MKILYILFILWHIAYCDEHTHTYKDGEQVVLWMNTVGPYHNRQETYAYFSLPFCAGTKVTIGHYHETLSEALQGVELELSGLDITFKDNVPAQQFCAIELDEQSFKALVYAVKNHYWYQMYVDDLPIWGIVGEIDGDNHYIWTHKKFDIGYNGNRIVEVNLTAENKERLVLNAKIPFTYEVNWKKSNIRFEDRFDKYLDPNFFQHRIHWFSIFNSFMMVIFLVGLVSMILMRTLRKDYARYSKDDDLDDLEKDLGDEYGWKQVHGDVFRPVPHLALFSALVGVGHQLTVVTLAVIIFTIFGELYTERGSLLSTAIFIYAATSPINGYFGGSLYARMGGRLWIKQMLLSAFLLPVLVCGTAFFINFIAMYYHASRAIPFGSMIAVMSICTFVILPLTLVGTVLGRNLAGQPDYPCRINAVPRPIPEKKWFMEPFIIIIMGGILPFGSIFIEMYFIFTSFWAYKIYYVYGFMLLVFLILMIVTVCVTIVCTYFLLNAEDYRWQWTSFLSAGSTALYVYLYSFYYFIFKTKMYGLFQTTFYFGYMALFSLTLGIICGTVGYIGTSIFVRKIYSTVKID; this is translated from the coding sequence atgaaaattctatacattttatttattttgtggcaTATTGCTTACTGCGATGagcatacacatacatataaggATGGAGAACAAGTGGTACTATGGATGAACACCGTAGGCCCATACCACAATCGCCAAGAAACGTACGCATATTTTTCCCTTCCTTTCTGTGCGGGCACAAAAGTAACCATTGGTCATTACCATGAGACATTATCAGAAGCTCTTCAAGGCGTTGAATTAGAACTAAGTGGCTTAGACATTACCTTCAAAGATAATGTACCAGCGCAACAATTTTGTGCTATTGAACTCGACGAACAGTCCTTTAAAGCATTGGTGTATGCCGTTAAAAATCACTACTGGTACCAAATGTATGTCGATGACCTTCCAATATGGGGTATTGTTGGAGAAATAGATGGTGATAATCACTACATTTGGACCCACAAAAAATTCGATATTGGATATAATGGAAATAGGATTGTGGAAGTGAACCTCACAGCCGAAAATAAAGAACGACTAGTGCTTAATGCAAAAATTCCTTTCACTTATGAAGTTAATTGGAAGAAGAGCAACATTAGATTTGAAGACAGGTTTGATAAATATCTGGATCCTAACTTTTTTCAACACAGGATTCATTGGTTTAGTATCTTCAACAGTTTTATGatggttatatttttagtagGTCTCGTATCAATGATTCTTATGAGAACACTGCGTAAAGATTATGCAAGGTACTCAAAAGATGATGATCTTGATGACTTAGAAAAAGATTTAGGTGATGAGTATGGTTGGAAGCAGGTGCACGGAGATGTGTTTAGGCCTGTTCCACATTTGGCCTTATTTTCTGCCCTTGTGGGAGTTGGACATCAGCTTACTGTAGTGACATTagctgttattatttttactatttttgggGAGCTCTATACTGAAAGAGGTTCTTTGCTATCAACGGCTATTTTCATATATGCTGCTACTTCCCCTATCAATGGCTACTTTGGTGGGTCTTTGTATGCTAGAATGGGTGGAAGATTATGGATCAAACAGATGCTGCTCTCTGCATTTTTGTTACCTGTACTAGTATGTGGTACagctttctttataaatttcattgctATGTACTACCATGCATCGAGAGCCATACCTTTTGGTAGTATGATTGCAGTAATGTCAATTTGCACTTTTGTGATCTTACCTCTCACCTTAGTTGGAACAGTCCTTGGACGTAATCTGGCAGGTCAGCCTGACTATCCTTGCCGCATCAATGCTGTCCCTAGACCAATTCcagaaaaaaaatggtttatggaaccttttataataatcataatggGTGGTATTTTACCCTTTGGTTCCATATTCATTGAGATGTACTTTATCTTCACATCATTTTGggcatataaaatttattatgtatatggtTTCATGTTATTGGTCTTTTTAATTCTCATGATTGTGACTGTATGTGTAACAATTGTTTGTACTTACTTCCTGTTGAATGCAGAAGATTATCGCTGGCAATGGACAAGTTTTCTTTCGGCTGGTAGTACTGCACTGTATGTTTATCTGTATTCATTTtactatttcatatttaaaaccaAAATGTATGGGCTATTTCAAACAACTTTCTACTTTGGCTACATGGCTTTGTTCAGTTTGACTTTGGGAATAATTTGTGGTACAGTTGGATATATAGGAACAAGTATAtttgttagaaaaatatattcaactgtTAAAATTGACTGA
- the LOC125068248 gene encoding cysteine-rich with EGF-like domain protein 2-B, translating into MFCSMAYFTLLKLILICMSTITFGITHSTLDTKGILHSKKINECQRCKVVTDSFSHWLEETSRGKHEGGDAAWEEAKLKSYARSEMRLVEIQENLCSELKNHQDDCYSLSEEAESLLENWWFHEYQNNLDLYTWLCIENLQYCCPSNHYGESCTLCPHIKNNKICGGNGKCDGEGTRKGDGHCICKRGFTGIDCEECSHNFYNASNESCKPCHKACDGCQGDGVETCVKCAAGWTMNSGKCVDNNECLDLSICKSNEYCINKEGTFACKLCDKTCKSCEGPGPSSCSSCSPDHVLWIGKCLDIKIQRDLLINCSMRIASYLCLVILVMFLYRKSKSLASLTVLIISLLIYYSETTSEVGLIKIIPYFSN; encoded by the coding sequence ATGTTTTGTTCAATGGCCTACtttacacttttaaaattaattttaatatgcatGTCTACTATCACTTTTGGTATAACACATTCAACTTTAGATACTAAAGGAATATTAcattcaaaaaaaattaatgaatgcCAGCGTTGTAAAGTAGTAACTGATTCTTTTAGTCACTGGCTTGAAGAAACCTCTCGAGGTAAACACGAAGGTGGCGATGCCGCTTGGGAGGAAGCTAAATTAAAGTCTTATGCGCGAAGCGAAATGCGATTAGTTGAAATTCAAGAAAACTTATGTtctgaattaaaaaatcatcAAGACGATTGTTATTCTCTCTCAGAGGAAGCAGAATCACTCCTGGAAAATTGGTGGTTTCatgaatatcaaaataatttagatttatatactTGGCTTTGCATAGAAAATTTACAATACTGTTGTCCATCGAATCATTATGGTGAATCCTGTACCCTTTGCCCGCATAttaagaataacaaaatatgtgGGGGAAATGGAAAATGTGATGGTGAAGGGACACGTAAAGGTGATGGTCATTGTATTTGTAAAAGAGGATTTACAGGCATTGATTGTGAAGAATGTTCCCATAATTTTTACAATGCAAGTAACGAATCCTGCAAACCTTGCCATAAAGCGTGTGATGGATGCCAGGGTGATGGAGTAGAAACCTGTGTCAAATGTGCTGCTGGTTGGACTATGAACTCTGGTAAATGTGTTGATAATAATGAATGTTTGGATTTGTCTATTTGTAAGAGTAATGAGTATTGCATAAACAAAGAAGGAACATTTGCCTGTAAATTGTGTGATAAGACATGCAAATCATGTGAAGGTCCTGGTCCATCCAGCTGCTCATCTTGCTCTCCCGATCATGTCTTATGGATTGGTAAatgtttagatattaaaattcaaagggatcttttaataaattgctCAATGAGAATAGCTTCCTATTTATGCTTGGTTATCCTAGTGatgtttttatatagaaaatcaaaatcattagCATCCCTcacagttttaattatttcacttCTGATATATTATTCTGAAACAACTTCTGAAGTaggtttgattaaaattattccttatttttccaattaa